In a genomic window of Erinaceus europaeus chromosome 12, mEriEur2.1, whole genome shotgun sequence:
- the CTNS gene encoding cystinosin, with product MARSWLIVFILFPLKVIENCEAMDNLAVPSTVKLENGSSTNVSIILRQPLNETLVITFEITFRSKNVTIIELPDEVVVPPGVTASSFQVVSQNVGQVTVYLHRNHSNQTGPRIIFLVARSHTINIINQVIGWIYFVAWSISFYPQVIKNWRRKSVIGLSFDFVALNLTGFVAYSVFNIGLLWVPYIQEQFLLQHPNGVNPVDTNDVFFSLHAVVLTLVVLVQCFLYERGDQRVSWPATGFLVLAWMFALITMIVAAVGATTWLQFLFCFSYIKLAVTLIKYFPQAYMNFRYKSTEGWSIGNVLLDFTGGSFSLLQMFLQSYNNDQWTLIFGDPTKFGLGLFSIFFDVIFFIQHFCLYRKKPGLQAARTGSGSHPPQAGL from the exons AGGCCATGGACAACCTCGCTGTTCCTTCCACCGTGAAGCTGGAAAACGGAAGCTCAACCAATGTCAGCATCATCCTTCG GCAACCCTTAAATGAAACCTTGGTGATCACTTTTGAAATCACGTTCCGTTCAAAAAATGTCACTATCATTGAGCTTCCTGATGAG GTTGTGGTGCCTCCCGGAGTCACAGCTTCCTCTTTCCAAGTGGTATCTCAAAATGTTGGACAAGTTACCGTTTACCTGCACAGAAATCATTCCAACCAGACTGG CCCTAGGATAATCTTCTTGGTGGCCCGAAGTCACACAATTAACATCATCAACCAGGTGATTGGGTGGATCTACTTTGTGGCCTGGTCCATCTCCTTCTATCCTCAGGTGATCAAGAACTGGAGGCGGAAAAG TGTCATCGGTCTGAGCTTTGATTTCGTGGCCCTGAACCTGACAGGCTTCGTGGCCTACAGCGTGTTCAACATTGGCCTCCTCTGGGTGCCCTACATCCAG GAGCAGTTCCTCCTTCAACATCCCAATGGAGTGAACCCCGTGGACACGAACGATGTCTTCTTCAGCCTGCATGCAGTTGTCCTCACCCTGGTGGTCTTAGTTCAGTGCTTCCTGTATGAG CGAGGGGACCAGCGCGTGTCCTGGCCTGCTACTGGCTTCCTGGTGCTCGCCTGGATGTTTGCACTCATCACCATGATCGTGGCCGCAGTCGGGGCAACCACGTGGCTGCAGTTTCTCTTCTGCTTCTCCTACATTAAGCTCGCAGTAACGCTGATCAAGTATTTTCCACAG GCCTATATGAACTTCCGCTACAAGAGCACCGAGGGCTGGAGCATTGGCAATGTGCTTCTGGACTTCACTGGGGGCAGCTTCAGCCTCCTCCAGATGTTCCTGCAGTCGTACAACAATG ACCAATGGACCCTGATATTTGGAGACCCGACCAAGTTTGGACTCGgcctcttctccatcttcttcgaTGTCATCTTCTTCATCCAGCACTTCTGCTTATACAGAAAGAAACCAGG GCTTCAAGCAGCACGCACAGGTTCTGGGAGCCACCCACCCCAGGCAGGATTGTGA
- the TAX1BP3 gene encoding tax1-binding protein 3, which yields MSYIPGQPVTAVVQRVEIHKLRQGENLILGFSIGGGIDQDPSQNPFSEDKTDKGIYVTRISEGGPAEIAGLQIGDKIMQVNGWDMTMVTHDQARKRLTKRSEEVVRLLVTRQSLQKAVQQSMLS from the exons ATGTCCTACATCCCGGGCCAGCCGGTCACAGCTGTGGTG CAAAGAGTTGAAATTCACAAACTACGACAAGGTGAGAACTTAATCCTGGGCTTCAGTATTGGAGGTGGAATCGACCAGGATCCCTCCCAGAATCCTTTTTCAGAAGATAAGACAGATAAG GGCATTTATGTCACACGGATATCTGAAGGAGGTCCTGCTGAAATTGCTGGGCTACAGATTGGAGACAAGATCATGCAG GTGAACGGCTGGGACATGACCATGGTCACACACGACCAGGCCCGGAAGAGACTCACCAAGCGTTCAGAGGAGGTGGTGCGCCTGCTGGTGACTCGGCAGTCGCTGCAGAAGGCCGTGCAGCAGTCCATGCTCTCCTAG
- the EMC6 gene encoding ER membrane protein complex subunit 6 gives MAAAVVAKREGPPFISEAAVRGNAAVLDYCRTSVSALSGATAGILGLTGLYGFIFYLLASILLSLLLILKAGRRWNKYFKSRRPLFTGGLIGGLFTYVLFWTFLYGMVHVY, from the coding sequence ATGGCCGCCGCCGTGGTGGCCAAGCGGGAAGGGCCGCCGTTCATCAGCGAGGCCGCCGTGCGGGGCAACGCCGCGGTCCTGGATTACTGCCGGACGTCGGTGTCGGCGCTGTCGGGGGCCACGGCCGGCATCCTCGGCCTCACCGGCCTGTACGGCTTCATCTTCTACCTGCTGGCCTCCATCCTGCTGTCGCTGCTCCTGATCCTGAAGGCGGGAAGGAGGTGGAACAAGTATTTTAAGTCGCGGAGACCGCTGTTTACGGGAGGGCTCATCGGGGGCCTCTTCACCTACGTCCTGTTCTGGACGTTCCTCTATGGCATGGTGCACGTCTACTGA